Proteins encoded within one genomic window of Parachlamydia sp. AcF125:
- a CDS encoding enoyl-[acyl-carrier-protein] reductase, with product MLKIDLKGKKAFIAGIGDDQGFGWSIAKSLAEAGAEILVGTWAPVMKIFQTSLESGKYDQSRLLSDGNMMQFAKIYPLDASFDKMEEVPEETRENKRYKSCDAYTIQDVALQIGQDFGKIDYFVHSLANAPEVQKPLLETSRQGYLASLSASTYSFISLLAHLGPIMNAGGSTISLTYIASEKAIPGYGGGMSSAKAALESDTRTLAWEAGRKWNIRVNAISAGPLRSRAARAIGFIDKMIDYAQANAPLQKDLTPIEVGNVAAFLLSPLASAITGETIHVDNGMHAMGMAIDSAAFNQKTESAV from the coding sequence ATGCTTAAAATAGACCTTAAAGGAAAGAAAGCTTTTATAGCAGGAATTGGCGATGATCAAGGCTTTGGGTGGTCCATTGCAAAATCATTAGCGGAAGCGGGGGCCGAGATTCTGGTAGGCACGTGGGCGCCTGTGATGAAAATTTTTCAAACAAGCTTAGAAAGCGGCAAATACGATCAATCGCGCCTTTTATCAGATGGGAATATGATGCAATTTGCTAAAATTTACCCTTTAGATGCATCGTTTGACAAAATGGAAGAGGTTCCTGAAGAAACCAGGGAAAATAAGCGTTATAAATCTTGTGATGCCTATACCATTCAGGATGTTGCTTTGCAGATCGGTCAAGATTTTGGAAAGATCGATTATTTTGTACATTCCCTTGCAAATGCACCAGAAGTTCAAAAGCCTCTTTTGGAAACTTCTAGGCAGGGGTATCTTGCTTCTTTGAGTGCTTCAACTTACTCCTTTATCAGTCTTTTAGCGCATTTAGGGCCTATCATGAATGCTGGAGGAAGTACCATTTCTCTTACCTATATTGCTTCTGAAAAAGCTATTCCAGGGTATGGGGGAGGGATGAGTTCTGCCAAAGCTGCTCTGGAAAGTGACACGCGCACGTTAGCATGGGAAGCCGGACGTAAATGGAATATTCGCGTAAACGCCATCTCTGCAGGCCCTCTGCGTAGTCGGGCTGCAAGAGCCATTGGATTTATAGATAAAATGATTGATTATGCACAAGCGAATGCTCCCTTGCAAAAAGATTTAACCCCTATCGAAGTAGGCAATGTGGCCGCTTTTCTTTTATCTCCTTTAGCTTCCGCCATTACGGGTGAGACAATCCATGTGGATAATGGAATGCATGCGATGGGAATGGCAATTGATAGCGCAGCATTTAACCAAAAAACCGAAAGTGCCGTTTAA
- a CDS encoding ABC transporter substrate-binding protein, producing MAKKTWVPFIAFCFLIGSWEFCSRFFSELLFVLPPPSRILLCTWQKSDRLLFHTGITLKEMGGGFLLALLVAFPLAWMMAFWESMRMILQPLFIIIQCIPMFALAPLMVMWFGWSYTAIVLPTALMIFFPLTMNIYQGLLSTPQHLTDYFKTLKATPWQFFFKLQLPSSLPHIFAGFRISAAIAGIAAIAGEWAGAQEGLGILMLQSRRETDLEITFGALFCLTFISLALYLGMTAVEKAVKNRKTWRLSVNGVAAAALITIVFGCQPSPKEKETKLLLDWVPNPNHVALYVGIDKGFFKKKGIDLQILKLHDPSDAVGYLMSGQADLAVYYTTEALQAMQKGAKLSMVGVLIQEPLNSLLYHKEGGIHALEDLNGKVIGFSMNGMNFKSLQVLLKQRHIAPQAMHNVSFDLVSALAAKRVDAVYDAYWNIEVPHLRSLGIETDFFTMNDLGIPPYQELILIAKEGSLQASPEFVEKLQAAMQETIVYCQKNPDEAFDIYLKANPDKGDKAREWEREAWKLTYPILAQSQKIDQTEVNNYRDWLLEHNILQR from the coding sequence ATGGCTAAAAAAACATGGGTTCCATTCATTGCATTTTGTTTTCTAATCGGATCGTGGGAATTTTGCAGCCGTTTTTTTTCTGAACTTCTTTTTGTCCTTCCTCCCCCATCTCGCATTCTTCTTTGTACCTGGCAAAAATCGGATCGTTTACTGTTTCATACAGGCATCACCTTAAAAGAAATGGGAGGGGGCTTTCTCTTAGCCTTGCTGGTGGCTTTTCCTTTAGCTTGGATGATGGCCTTTTGGGAATCCATGCGCATGATTTTACAGCCGCTTTTTATTATCATTCAATGCATTCCCATGTTTGCCCTGGCACCCTTAATGGTAATGTGGTTTGGCTGGTCTTACACGGCGATTGTACTGCCCACTGCTTTAATGATTTTTTTCCCCTTGACCATGAATATTTATCAAGGGCTTTTATCCACTCCCCAGCATTTAACCGATTATTTTAAAACCTTAAAGGCAACCCCTTGGCAGTTTTTCTTTAAGTTACAGCTTCCCTCCTCTCTTCCCCATATTTTTGCCGGTTTTCGGATCTCAGCGGCAATTGCAGGCATTGCGGCAATTGCGGGAGAATGGGCAGGCGCTCAGGAGGGTTTAGGAATTTTGATGCTTCAAAGCAGAAGAGAAACGGATTTAGAAATCACCTTTGGAGCCTTATTTTGCCTAACTTTTATTAGCTTAGCTCTTTACTTAGGAATGACAGCCGTAGAAAAAGCGGTGAAAAATCGAAAAACTTGGCGATTATCAGTGAATGGTGTAGCTGCGGCCGCTTTGATTACCATAGTCTTTGGATGTCAACCTTCACCGAAAGAAAAGGAGACAAAGCTTCTATTGGATTGGGTCCCCAATCCTAATCATGTGGCTCTTTATGTGGGAATTGATAAGGGATTTTTCAAAAAAAAGGGGATAGATCTGCAGATTTTGAAGTTGCACGATCCAAGTGACGCTGTAGGGTATTTAATGTCTGGGCAAGCTGACCTAGCTGTCTACTATACGACCGAAGCGCTTCAAGCCATGCAAAAAGGAGCTAAGTTATCAATGGTAGGGGTTCTCATCCAAGAGCCACTCAATTCCTTGCTGTATCACAAAGAGGGAGGGATTCATGCCTTAGAAGATTTGAATGGCAAGGTGATTGGATTTAGCATGAATGGGATGAATTTTAAATCTTTGCAAGTCCTATTAAAGCAACGTCATATCGCGCCTCAAGCCATGCATAATGTGAGCTTTGATCTAGTAAGCGCACTTGCAGCAAAGCGAGTGGATGCTGTGTATGATGCTTATTGGAATATTGAGGTGCCCCATTTACGTTCGCTAGGAATTGAAACGGACTTCTTTACAATGAACGATTTGGGAATTCCTCCTTATCAAGAGCTCATTCTGATTGCCAAAGAAGGCTCTTTGCAAGCTTCTCCTGAGTTTGTGGAAAAGCTGCAAGCTGCCATGCAAGAAACGATAGTGTATTGTCAGAAGAACCCCGATGAAGCTTTTGACATCTATCTTAAAGCCAACCCCGATAAAGGAGACAAGGCGAGGGAGTGGGAAAGAGAGGCTTGGAAGCTGACTTACCCCATTTTGGCCCAATCTCAAAAGATTGATCAAACAGAAGTGAATAATTATAGAGACTGGCTACTCGAGCATAATATTTTGCAACGTTGA
- a CDS encoding dihydroneopterin aldolase gives MLDTWTYPITTVGGLIVAADGDVLLVYSSKWSHCYTTPGGKVELGESREAAFVREIKEETGLEVTNIRFISTQESIYSPEFKEKKHFIMNDFIADLAPGYSKEDVVLNEEAESYVWVSVEEAKKLPLNRETRYLLNQYAHSLQKSQYGLIGFENHQIPCIIGILPHERTHTQTIFVDLKVEADFRKCALSDDIVDTVDYVALANVCSEFAQKRGYMLIEKYAYDVLQKLLHDYPINWAWIKVKKPEALSSAEFTTVELKLCKKEQ, from the coding sequence ATGCTTGATACATGGACATACCCTATCACAACTGTCGGAGGACTTATCGTTGCTGCCGATGGAGACGTTTTATTAGTTTATTCTTCAAAATGGAGCCATTGCTATACCACCCCAGGGGGAAAAGTTGAGCTAGGCGAATCTAGAGAAGCAGCCTTTGTGCGAGAAATCAAAGAGGAAACAGGTCTCGAAGTTACGAATATACGCTTCATTTCAACCCAAGAATCGATCTATTCTCCTGAATTTAAAGAGAAAAAGCATTTTATTATGAACGATTTCATCGCGGATTTAGCCCCTGGCTATTCAAAAGAAGATGTCGTGTTAAATGAGGAAGCAGAAAGTTACGTGTGGGTTTCGGTAGAAGAAGCCAAAAAACTTCCACTCAATCGAGAAACACGCTATTTGCTTAATCAGTACGCACACTCCTTACAGAAGTCTCAGTATGGTTTAATTGGATTTGAAAACCATCAAATTCCTTGCATCATTGGTATCCTTCCGCATGAACGTACTCACACCCAAACTATCTTTGTGGATCTCAAAGTGGAAGCTGATTTTAGAAAATGTGCCCTCTCTGATGACATCGTAGACACGGTAGATTATGTCGCTTTAGCAAACGTTTGCTCAGAGTTTGCACAAAAAAGAGGTTACATGCTCATTGAAAAATACGCTTACGATGTGCTTCAAAAGCTTTTGCATGACTACCCGATTAATTGGGCGTGGATCAAAGTGAAAAAACCTGAAGCTTTAAGTTCGGCGGAATTTACCACTGTCGAACTCAAGTTATGCAAAAAAGAGCAATAA
- a CDS encoding SDR family oxidoreductase, translating into MSWILVTGAAKGLGAEICHQLAKEGHSVVIHYRTSRDGALQTAERCKQLGGKAEVIQGDFSSDQSLREFIHNYQQRFPHTEGLVNNVGNYLVKPALSTSLQEWNDLFQTNLTAPFFLIHELIPSLKKHQGSIVNIGSAGTHAFLSNSYSSIYHLTKTSLWMLTKNLAKELASDLVRVNMVSPGQLENSVDPLHYSRLPMKRYGTLAEVAAVVTFLMHKQNSYITGQNIEVTGGLHV; encoded by the coding sequence ATGAGTTGGATCCTTGTTACTGGGGCAGCCAAAGGGCTTGGCGCTGAAATTTGCCATCAGTTGGCAAAAGAGGGACACTCTGTTGTGATCCACTACAGGACAAGTAGGGATGGGGCTCTTCAAACAGCGGAACGTTGCAAACAATTAGGCGGCAAAGCTGAAGTAATCCAAGGGGATTTTTCATCCGATCAATCTTTACGAGAATTTATCCACAATTATCAACAACGCTTTCCTCATACCGAGGGTTTGGTCAATAATGTCGGCAATTACTTGGTTAAACCCGCCTTAAGCACCTCTTTGCAAGAATGGAACGATCTATTTCAAACAAATTTGACAGCTCCGTTTTTCCTTATCCATGAACTAATCCCGAGCCTTAAAAAACATCAGGGATCGATTGTGAATATAGGAAGTGCTGGAACACACGCATTTTTAAGCAATAGTTACTCTTCTATTTATCATTTAACTAAAACATCTTTGTGGATGCTCACGAAAAATTTAGCTAAAGAGTTAGCTTCCGATTTAGTCCGCGTCAATATGGTTTCTCCAGGGCAATTAGAAAATTCTGTCGACCCTTTACATTATTCAAGGCTCCCTATGAAGCGCTACGGCACTCTGGCTGAAGTGGCTGCAGTTGTCACCTTTTTAATGCACAAACAAAATTCTTATATTACAGGCCAAAATATTGAAGTCACCGGGGGTTTGCATGTTTAA